Proteins encoded in a region of the Vitis riparia cultivar Riparia Gloire de Montpellier isolate 1030 chromosome 7, EGFV_Vit.rip_1.0, whole genome shotgun sequence genome:
- the LOC117917246 gene encoding beta-galactosidase 6, protein MLHWVYWVVVVVVAGVATFKARGAQVTYDGRSLIIDGHRRILFSGSIHYPRSTPQMWASLIAKAKEGGVDVIQTYVFWNRHEPQPGQYDFNGRYDLVKFIKEIQAQGLYACLRIGPFIESEWSYGGLPFWLHDVPGIVYRTDNEPFKFYMQNFTTKIVNLMKSEGLYASQGGPIILSQIENEYQNIEAAFNEKGPSYVRWAAKMAVELQTGVPWVMCKQSDAPDPVINTCNGMRCGQTFTGPNSPNKPSMWTENWTSFYEVFGGETYLRSAEDIAFHVALFIARNGSYVNYYMYHGGTNFGRASSAYIKTSYYDQAPLDEYGLIRQPKWGHLKELHAAITLCSTPLLNGVQSNISLGQLQEAYVFQEEMGGCVAFLVNNDKGNNSTVLFQNVSIELLPKSISILPDCKNVIFNTAKVNTGYNERITTSSQSFDAVDRWEEYTDAIPNFLDTSLKSNMILEHMNMTKDESDYLWYTFRFQPNSSCTEPLLHIESLAHAVHAFVNNIYVGATHGSHDMKGFTFKSPISLNNEMNNISILSVMVGFPDSGAYLESRFAGLTRVEIQCTEKGIYDFANYTWGYQVGLSGEKLQIYKEENLSNVEWRKTEISTNQPLTWYKIVFNTPSGDDPVALNLSTMGKGEAWVNGQSIGRYWVSFHNSKGDPSQTLYHVPRAFLKTSENLLVLLEEANGDPLHISLETISRTDLPDHVLYHHLPQEKQRVQSE, encoded by the exons ATGTTGCATTGGGTATAttgggtggtggtggtggtggtagcGGGGGTGGCGACATTCAAGGCTAGGGGAGCACAAGTCACGTATGATGGAAGGTCACTTATCATAGATGGCCACAGAAGAATTCTCTTTTCTGGTTCTATTCACTATCCTCGCAGCACTCCCCAG ATGTGGGCGTCACTAATAGCCAAAGCCAAGGAAGGAGGGGTAGATGTGATTCAGACCTATGTGTTTTGGAACCGTCATGAGCCACAACCTGGTCAG TATGATTTCAATGGAAGATATGATCTGGTGAAGTTCATCAAGGAAATCCAAGCTCAGGGACTCTACGCTTGTCTTAGGATAGGACCCTTCATTGAGAGTGAATGGAGTTATGG TGGGCTTCCATTTTGGTTACATGATGTTCCTGGCATTGTTTATAGGACTGATAATGAACCCTTCAAG ttttaCATGCAAAATTTTACCACAAAAATAGTGAACTTGATGAAATCAGAAGGTTTATATGCATCACAAGGAGGACCAATAATACTGTCACAG ATTGAGAatgaatatcaaaatattgaagCAGCATTTAATGAGAAAGGACCTTCATATGTCCGTTGGGCGGCTAAAATGGCAGTTGAGCTCCAAACCGGTGTACCATGGGTGATGTGCAAGCAAAGCGATGCTCCTGATCCTGTG ATCAATACATGCAATGGGATGAGATGTGGACAAACTTTCACAGGACCCAACTCTCCAAATAAGCCATCTATGTGGACAGAGAATTGGACATCTTT CTATGAGGTGTTCGGGGGAGAAACATACCTAAGATCTGCTGAAGACATAGCATTTCATGTTGCACTTTTTATTGCAAGAAATGGAAGCTATGTAAATTATTACATG TATCATGGAGGAACTAATTTTGGAAGAGCAAGCTCAGCATATATCAAAACAAGTTATTATGATCAAGCTCCTCTTGATGAATATG GTTTAATTAGACAACCAAAATGGGGCCATCTCAAGGAGTTGCATGCAGCAATAACACTTTGCTCTACACCTTTGTTAAATGGAGTGCAAAGCAATATCTCATTAGGTCaacttcaagag GCATATGTTTTTCAAGAAGAAATGGGAGGATGTGTTGCATTTCTAGTAAACAACGACAAAGGAAACAATTCTACTGTCCTATTTCAGAATGTATCAATTGAACTGCTTCCAAAGTCGATAAGTATCCTACCAGACTGTAAAAACGTGATTTTTAACACTGCAAAG GTAAATACAGGATATAACGAGAGAATTACAACATCAAGCCAATCATTTGATGCAGTTGATAGATGGGAAGAATACACAGATGCCATCCCAAACTTCTTAGATACATcactaaaatcaaatatgatactAGAGCACATGAATATGACTAAAGACGAATCTGATTATCTATGGTATACTTTTAG ATTTCAACCAAATTCATCTTGCACTGAACCCCTACTTCATATTGAGTCTCTTGCACATGCCGTGCACGCTTTTGTCAACAACATATATGTGG GAGCTACGCACGGAAGTCATGATATGAAGGGTTTCACCTTCAAGAGTCCAATTTCATTAAACAATGAGATGAACAACATTTCCATACTCAGCGTAATGGTTGGATTTCCG GATTCGGGAGCTTATCTTGAGAGTAGGTTTGCAGGATTGACAAGAGTTGAAATTCAGTGCACTGAGAAAGGGATTTATGATTTTGCTAACTACACATGGGGATATCAG GTTGGGCTATCAGGGGAGAAGTTGCAAAtatacaaagaagaaaatttgagtAATGTTGAGTGGAGGAAAACTGAAATCTCCACCAATCAACCACTCACTTGGTATAAG ATTGTATTTAATACACCTTCGGGAGATGACCCAGTTGCCTTAAATCTTAGCACAATGGGGAAAGGTGAAGCCTGGGTAAACGGACAAAGCATTGGTCGCTATTGGGTGTCGTTCCACAACTCTAAAGGGGATCCTTCACAAACACT GTACCATGTGCCTCGTGCCTTCCTCAAAACATCTGAAAACCTTTTAGTTTTGCTTGAAGAAGCCAACGGAGATCCTCTTCACATTTCCTTAGAAACTATTTCACGTACTGATTTACCTGATCATGTTTTATACCATCACCTTCCTCAAGAAAAACAAAGGGTGCAAAGTGAATAA